A window from Microbacterium ginsengiterrae encodes these proteins:
- a CDS encoding carbohydrate ABC transporter permease has protein sequence MTDTNRVKTNRVKKLLYNQRLAPYLFILPFLLTLLIFWLIPVGRSVIMSFQEVLYGQASFIGTRNYERLWRDEVFWKAMFNSIRYMVLTLLILIPIPMALAAVINSKLGSSRLKNFFKSSLFVPALTSVVVAGIVFRLMFAETDSGLMNQIVEFFGFGPVRWLREDLTGLFALLLLALWRWAGVNTMYFLAGMQAIPSEYYEAASIDGASKIQQFFNVTLPGLKPTLVYVTTISVYGGLAMFLESFMLYAGNNSPNNQGLTIVGYLYRKGIQENDLGFASAVGVVLLVLVLAINLTQLTATGTFKKESTR, from the coding sequence ATGACCGATACGAATCGCGTGAAGACGAATCGTGTGAAGAAGCTGCTCTACAACCAGCGGCTCGCACCCTATCTCTTCATCCTTCCGTTCCTGCTGACGCTGCTGATCTTCTGGCTCATCCCCGTCGGCCGCTCGGTGATCATGAGCTTCCAAGAGGTGCTGTACGGCCAGGCGTCGTTCATCGGCACGCGCAACTACGAGCGACTCTGGCGCGACGAGGTCTTCTGGAAGGCGATGTTCAACAGCATCCGCTACATGGTGCTGACGCTGCTGATCCTCATCCCGATCCCGATGGCGCTCGCCGCCGTCATCAACTCGAAGCTCGGCAGCAGCCGGCTGAAGAACTTCTTCAAGTCGTCGCTGTTCGTGCCGGCGCTCACATCCGTGGTCGTGGCGGGCATCGTGTTCCGCCTGATGTTCGCGGAGACCGACTCCGGCCTGATGAACCAGATCGTCGAGTTCTTCGGCTTCGGCCCCGTACGGTGGCTGCGCGAGGACCTCACCGGCCTCTTCGCGCTGCTGCTCCTGGCCCTCTGGCGCTGGGCCGGTGTCAACACGATGTACTTCCTCGCCGGGATGCAGGCCATCCCGAGCGAGTACTACGAAGCGGCATCCATCGACGGCGCCAGCAAGATCCAGCAGTTCTTCAACGTGACGCTGCCGGGGCTCAAGCCCACGCTCGTCTACGTCACGACGATCAGCGTGTACGGCGGGCTCGCGATGTTCCTGGAGAGCTTCATGCTCTACGCCGGCAACAACTCGCCGAACAATCAGGGCCTCACCATCGTCGGGTACCTCTATCGCAAGGGCATCCAGGAGAACGACCTCGGCTTCGCGTCAGCGGTCGGCGTCGTCCTGTTGGTGCTGGTCCTCGCGATCAACCTGACTCAGCTCACCGCCACGGGCACGTTCAAGAAGGAGTCGACGCGATGA
- a CDS encoding NAD-dependent epimerase/dehydratase family protein, with protein MRIALTGSSGKLGTVVARELRENGFDVIGMDVTGRRDPSFVQVDLTDYGQVVDAFTGVGDRHDGIDAVVHLGAIPAPGIRSDVATFHNNMTATFNVFWAAVRSGIRRIVYASSETVLGLPFDVPPPYIPVDEEYPPRPESVYSLVKTMEEGMATELVRWHPDLSITALRFSNVMNPEDYAEFPSFDADAQLRKWNLWGYIDARDGAQAVQRALETAPPGFDRFIIAAADTVMSRPNSELIAEVFPSVPVTREVKANETLLSIDKARRLLGFDPRHSWRDHV; from the coding sequence ATGCGCATCGCACTCACCGGATCATCAGGCAAGCTCGGCACCGTCGTGGCACGTGAACTCCGCGAGAACGGGTTCGACGTCATCGGCATGGACGTCACAGGACGGCGCGATCCGTCGTTCGTCCAGGTCGACCTCACCGACTACGGTCAGGTCGTCGACGCGTTCACCGGCGTCGGAGACCGGCACGACGGCATCGACGCCGTCGTGCATCTCGGCGCAATCCCCGCTCCCGGCATCCGCAGCGACGTGGCGACCTTCCACAACAACATGACCGCGACGTTCAACGTCTTCTGGGCCGCCGTCCGCTCCGGCATCCGGCGTATCGTCTACGCGTCGAGCGAGACCGTGCTCGGCCTGCCGTTCGATGTGCCGCCGCCCTACATCCCCGTCGACGAGGAGTATCCGCCCCGTCCGGAGTCCGTGTACTCGCTGGTCAAGACGATGGAGGAGGGCATGGCGACGGAGCTCGTCCGTTGGCACCCCGACCTCTCCATCACGGCGCTGCGCTTCTCGAACGTGATGAACCCGGAGGACTACGCCGAGTTCCCGTCGTTCGACGCCGATGCGCAGCTGCGCAAGTGGAACCTCTGGGGGTACATCGACGCCCGCGACGGCGCTCAGGCCGTGCAGCGCGCATTGGAGACCGCGCCCCCGGGGTTCGACCGCTTCATCATCGCGGCGGCCGACACCGTGATGTCGCGGCCGAACAGCGAGCTCATCGCCGAGGTCTTCCCCTCCGTGCCCGTCACGCGGGAGGTCAAGGCCAACGAGACGCTGCTGTCCATCGACAAGGCACGCCGTCTCCTCGGCTTCGACCCCCGGCACTCCTGGCGCGACCACGTCTGA
- a CDS encoding L-ribulose-5-phosphate 4-epimerase, whose product MSNEAPAFPPEVEEAIATVRADVARLHGELVRYGLVVWTGGNVSGRVPGADLFVIKPSGVSYDDLTPENMILCDLDGTPIPGTPGSDRSPSSDTAAHAYVYRHMPEVGGVVHTHSTFAVAWAARGEEIPCVITAMADEFGGPIPVGPFAIIGDDSIGRGIVETLTGHRSRAVLMQNHGPFTIGTDAKDAVKAAVMVEDVARAVHYAREAGPLVPIPQEAIDRLFDRYQNVYGQSTDARR is encoded by the coding sequence GTGAGCAACGAAGCCCCCGCGTTCCCCCCTGAGGTGGAAGAAGCGATCGCCACCGTCCGAGCGGACGTCGCCCGGCTCCACGGCGAACTCGTCCGATACGGGCTCGTGGTCTGGACGGGCGGCAACGTCTCGGGGCGCGTCCCCGGCGCCGACCTGTTCGTCATCAAGCCCTCCGGCGTGAGCTACGACGACCTGACGCCCGAGAACATGATCCTGTGCGATCTCGACGGCACCCCGATCCCCGGCACACCCGGCAGTGACCGCAGCCCGTCGAGCGACACCGCGGCGCACGCCTACGTGTACCGGCACATGCCGGAGGTCGGCGGCGTCGTGCACACCCACTCCACCTTCGCCGTCGCCTGGGCCGCCCGCGGCGAGGAGATCCCCTGCGTGATCACGGCCATGGCGGACGAGTTCGGCGGACCGATCCCCGTAGGACCGTTCGCGATCATCGGCGACGACTCGATCGGCCGCGGGATCGTCGAGACCCTCACCGGTCATCGGTCGCGCGCCGTGCTCATGCAGAACCACGGCCCCTTCACGATCGGCACGGATGCGAAGGACGCGGTCAAGGCCGCCGTCATGGTCGAGGACGTCGCCCGCGCCGTCCACTACGCGCGCGAGGCCGGCCCGCTCGTCCCCATCCCGCAGGAGGCGATCGATCGCCTCTTCGACCGCTACCAGAACGTGTACGGCCAGAGCACGGACGCACGCCGATGA
- a CDS encoding alpha-N-arabinofuranosidase has product MSAARLTIDPHFVSGRIHRRLFGGFVEHLGRHVYDGIYEPGHETADAEGFRQDVIELVRELGVSTIRYPGGNFVSGFRWEDSVGPREQRPRRLDLAWHSTETNEVGLHEFSSWLEKVGSDLMLAVNLGTRGTAEALDLLEYTNVPGGTELSERRRANGREEPFGVQMWCLGNEMDGPWQLGHRSADDYGKLASRTAKGMRQIDPDITLVACGSSSAAMPTFGEWERVVLGHTYDDVDYISCHAYYQEKDGDIDSFLASGVDMDRFIETVVATADHVGAVRGSSKRIDISFDEWNVWYIDRYEGVDKITGIDNWPVAPRILEDSYSVLDAVVFGSLMISLLKHADRVTSASLAQLVNVIAPIMTEPGGPAWRQTTFFPFSITSRLAQGESLELKLDSPTYETARFGEVALVDAVATHDADAGRSSVFLVNRSTTEAIEVSVDVSGLGDVAVLETHTLSDSDIYAKNTLEDRERVAPRENDSVSLADGMLTITLPPVSWSAIALG; this is encoded by the coding sequence ATGTCCGCTGCCCGCCTGACCATCGATCCGCACTTCGTCTCGGGGCGGATCCACCGCCGCCTGTTCGGCGGTTTCGTCGAGCACCTCGGCCGGCATGTCTACGACGGCATCTACGAGCCCGGACATGAGACGGCAGACGCCGAGGGGTTCCGCCAGGACGTCATCGAGCTCGTCCGCGAGCTCGGCGTCTCCACGATCCGCTACCCCGGCGGGAACTTCGTCTCCGGTTTCCGCTGGGAGGACTCGGTCGGGCCGCGTGAGCAGCGTCCCCGGCGCCTCGACCTGGCGTGGCACTCCACGGAGACGAACGAGGTGGGACTGCACGAGTTCTCCTCCTGGCTGGAGAAGGTCGGCAGCGACCTCATGCTCGCGGTGAACCTCGGCACCCGCGGCACGGCGGAGGCACTCGACCTCCTCGAGTACACCAACGTGCCCGGCGGCACCGAGCTCAGCGAGCGTCGTCGCGCGAACGGGCGCGAGGAGCCGTTCGGCGTGCAGATGTGGTGCCTCGGCAACGAGATGGACGGGCCGTGGCAGCTGGGGCACCGTTCGGCGGACGACTACGGCAAGCTCGCCTCCCGGACCGCGAAGGGCATGCGGCAGATCGATCCCGACATCACCCTCGTGGCGTGCGGATCCTCCAGTGCTGCCATGCCCACCTTCGGGGAGTGGGAGCGGGTCGTGCTCGGTCACACCTACGACGACGTCGACTACATCTCCTGCCACGCGTACTACCAGGAGAAGGACGGCGACATCGACTCGTTCCTCGCCTCCGGTGTCGACATGGACCGCTTCATCGAGACCGTCGTCGCGACGGCCGACCACGTCGGTGCCGTGCGCGGCAGCTCCAAGCGGATCGACATCTCCTTCGACGAGTGGAACGTCTGGTACATCGACCGGTACGAGGGCGTTGACAAGATCACCGGGATCGACAACTGGCCGGTCGCGCCGCGAATCCTCGAGGACAGCTACTCGGTGCTCGACGCCGTCGTCTTCGGCAGCCTGATGATCTCGCTGCTCAAGCACGCCGACCGGGTGACCAGCGCCTCACTGGCTCAGCTGGTGAACGTGATCGCGCCGATCATGACCGAGCCCGGCGGTCCCGCCTGGCGGCAGACGACGTTCTTCCCGTTCTCGATCACGTCACGGTTGGCCCAGGGGGAATCGCTCGAGCTCAAGCTCGATTCGCCGACGTACGAGACGGCGCGGTTCGGTGAGGTCGCACTGGTGGATGCCGTGGCGACGCACGACGCCGACGCCGGCCGCTCCTCCGTGTTCCTCGTCAACCGCAGCACGACGGAGGCGATCGAGGTCTCGGTCGACGTCAGCGGGCTGGGAGATGTGGCGGTGCTGGAGACGCACACCCTGAGCGACTCCGACATCTACGCCAAGAACACGCTCGAGGACCGGGAGCGCGTCGCTCCGCGCGAGAACGACAGCGTCTCCCTCGCCGACGGGATGCTGACGATCACCCTGCCGCCCGTCTCGTGGAGTGCGATCGCACTCGGCTGA
- a CDS encoding MerR family transcriptional regulator, whose translation MNETQDSLHLIGDVARRTGLSVSAIRYYSDEGLVMPAGETVGGHRLYDLDAIARFEFIRTLRGLDTGLEQIRRVLTGTVSLRDLLAEHLDVVESSARELQEKRAVLRALVREGSTAERANLLQRLVSMSDAERQRTVDDFLEVVSSGLPDAAIEKMRDEQPRLADDPSPQQLDAWISLSELLKDEAFREKTRVYLRETYANEVGERMSTPAVREFISAAGGDVMTKLGAARGAGLEPEDPAVVRLADEFVRQSATAADVTIDDDLRRRLADVYSRVDEITAEALQHDGYRATEGRYLELVAIINGRPDPEAELLRASTPTEKDDEPGLGRFGRWLSAAILATIG comes from the coding sequence ATGAACGAGACACAAGACTCCCTCCACCTCATCGGTGACGTCGCACGCCGCACAGGCCTGAGCGTCAGCGCCATCCGTTACTACTCCGACGAAGGGCTCGTGATGCCCGCCGGCGAGACCGTCGGCGGGCATCGCCTCTACGATCTCGACGCCATCGCACGCTTCGAGTTCATCCGCACGCTGCGCGGGCTCGACACCGGGTTGGAACAGATCCGTCGCGTCCTCACCGGAACGGTGTCCTTGCGTGATCTGCTCGCCGAGCACCTCGACGTCGTCGAGAGCAGCGCGCGAGAACTTCAGGAGAAGAGGGCCGTCCTCCGTGCCCTCGTGCGCGAAGGGAGCACCGCGGAACGCGCGAATCTCCTGCAGCGGCTCGTGTCGATGTCCGACGCGGAACGACAGCGAACGGTCGACGATTTCCTGGAGGTCGTCTCCTCCGGTCTGCCGGATGCGGCGATCGAGAAGATGCGGGACGAGCAGCCCCGGCTGGCGGATGACCCCTCCCCACAGCAGCTGGATGCGTGGATCAGTCTCTCGGAACTGCTGAAGGATGAAGCGTTCCGGGAGAAGACCCGCGTCTATCTCCGGGAGACGTATGCGAACGAGGTCGGGGAGCGGATGTCGACTCCGGCCGTGCGGGAGTTCATCTCTGCAGCAGGCGGCGACGTGATGACGAAGCTCGGTGCGGCCCGGGGCGCAGGTCTCGAGCCGGAGGATCCCGCCGTCGTCCGGCTCGCCGACGAGTTCGTCCGACAGAGCGCGACGGCCGCTGACGTCACCATCGACGACGACCTGCGCAGGCGGCTGGCTGATGTGTACAGCCGCGTCGACGAGATCACGGCCGAGGCGCTGCAGCACGATGGGTACCGCGCCACCGAGGGGCGCTACCTCGAACTCGTCGCGATCATCAACGGCCGACCCGACCCCGAGGCCGAGCTCCTGCGCGCCTCCACTCCGACGGAGAAGGATGACGAGCCGGGGCTCGGCCGTTTCGGGCGGTGGCTCTCCGCGGCGATCCTCGCCACGATCGGCTGA
- a CDS encoding LacI family DNA-binding transcriptional regulator produces MNDFRNADGTTARTVGVRDVAALAGVSRQTVSRVLNAHPDVAADTKVRVERAMAELGYRMNNAARALGTRRSRTLGVLASDALQYGPSRSIAAIEASARAAGYWVSAAFADSGDANAVAAAVDHLAAQGVEGIVVVAPHARTLRTLEGLSVGIPVLTLHSAGQGTTGLSVDQAAGARLAVAALAEAGHVRIAHLAGPADWLEAESRADGYAAELIARGLPAGPVIAGDWSARSGHDAVPEILAAGVTAVFAANDQMALGLLGGLHEAGVAVPADISVIGFDDVPDAAYYWPRLTTVRQDFEELARRAVAALTAPVDAQPSDLEPVSPVLVVRDSVAAPPADRA; encoded by the coding sequence ATGAACGACTTCCGCAACGCCGACGGCACGACGGCGCGCACCGTCGGTGTGCGTGATGTCGCCGCGCTCGCCGGTGTCTCCCGGCAGACGGTGTCCCGCGTGCTCAACGCCCACCCCGATGTCGCGGCGGACACGAAGGTCCGCGTCGAGCGCGCGATGGCGGAGCTCGGCTACCGCATGAACAACGCCGCGCGCGCACTGGGGACGCGGCGGTCCCGCACGCTCGGCGTGCTCGCCTCCGACGCGCTGCAGTATGGGCCGTCCCGGAGCATCGCGGCGATCGAGGCCTCCGCGCGCGCGGCGGGCTACTGGGTGAGTGCCGCGTTCGCGGACTCCGGAGATGCGAATGCCGTCGCCGCGGCCGTCGACCACCTCGCAGCCCAGGGTGTCGAGGGGATCGTCGTCGTCGCCCCGCACGCGCGGACCCTTCGCACGCTGGAGGGCCTGAGCGTCGGCATCCCCGTGCTCACGCTGCACTCGGCCGGTCAGGGGACGACGGGCCTGTCGGTCGACCAGGCCGCAGGCGCCCGCCTCGCCGTCGCCGCGCTCGCCGAAGCAGGGCACGTGAGGATCGCCCATCTCGCCGGACCCGCCGACTGGCTGGAGGCGGAGTCCAGAGCGGACGGATACGCGGCGGAGCTCATCGCGAGGGGGTTGCCCGCCGGGCCGGTGATCGCGGGGGACTGGAGTGCGCGCTCCGGTCACGACGCCGTCCCGGAGATCCTCGCCGCCGGAGTCACCGCCGTCTTCGCCGCGAACGACCAGATGGCGCTCGGGCTGCTCGGCGGACTCCACGAGGCGGGGGTCGCGGTGCCCGCGGACATCAGCGTGATCGGCTTCGACGACGTGCCCGATGCGGCGTACTACTGGCCGAGGCTCACCACGGTCCGCCAGGATTTCGAGGAACTCGCCCGCCGGGCCGTCGCCGCACTCACAGCGCCTGTCGACGCTCAGCCGTCCGATCTCGAGCCGGTCTCACCTGTCCTCGTCGTGCGCGATTCGGTCGCCGCGCCCCCGGCCGACCGGGCGTGA
- a CDS encoding xylulokinase, protein MSAADDITAGRTSLGIELGSTRIKACLIGEDATEVLATGSFSWENRLEDGLWTYALDEVWKGLQAAYAALVDDAGSRHGIRPWTFGAIGVSAMMHGYLAFDETGELLVPFRTWRNTNTAAAAEELTGLFGVNIPLRWSIAHLHQAVLDEEQHVPRLDFVTTLAGYVHHRLTGEKVLGVGDASGMFPIDSATGDYDQRMLDAYDALASERLGRPVRELLPRVLPAGAAAGTLTEDGASLLDPSGALRAGVPLCPPEGDAGTGMVATNSVAPRTGNVSAGTSIFAMVVLERPLENVHHELDLVTTPAGDPVAMVHCNNGASELAAWAGMFARFAAASGTPLDDDAVFDVLFREALEGEADAGGLLAYNHLAGEPIAGLAAGRPLFVRSPDSDFTLANVMRAQLYGVFGTLALGMKVLEGEGVEIDRMFAHGGMFRTAGVAQRFLAGALGAPVAVGDLASEGGAWGIAVLASYLAHADAEDLGSYLDRGVFASASLAVADPDPADVAGFASYLDRYRAGLAIEAAAVESL, encoded by the coding sequence ATGAGCGCGGCCGACGACATCACCGCCGGCCGGACGAGCCTCGGCATCGAGCTCGGCTCGACGCGCATCAAGGCGTGCCTGATCGGTGAGGACGCGACCGAGGTCCTCGCGACCGGCTCCTTCTCCTGGGAGAACCGCCTCGAGGACGGCCTGTGGACGTACGCCTTGGACGAGGTGTGGAAAGGGCTGCAGGCCGCGTACGCCGCGCTCGTCGACGACGCGGGGTCGCGGCACGGCATCCGACCCTGGACGTTCGGCGCGATCGGCGTCTCCGCGATGATGCACGGCTACCTCGCCTTCGACGAGACGGGCGAGCTGCTCGTGCCGTTCCGCACCTGGCGCAACACGAACACCGCCGCCGCGGCGGAGGAGCTCACCGGCCTGTTCGGGGTGAACATCCCGCTGCGGTGGTCGATCGCGCACCTCCACCAGGCCGTCCTCGATGAGGAGCAGCACGTCCCGCGGCTCGACTTCGTCACGACCCTCGCGGGGTACGTGCACCACCGGCTCACGGGCGAGAAGGTCTTGGGCGTCGGCGACGCATCCGGTATGTTCCCGATCGATTCGGCGACGGGCGACTACGACCAGCGGATGCTGGACGCCTACGACGCGCTCGCCTCCGAGCGCCTCGGACGCCCGGTGCGAGAACTGCTCCCACGGGTGCTGCCCGCCGGCGCGGCCGCCGGCACGCTCACGGAAGACGGGGCATCCCTGCTCGATCCGAGCGGCGCGCTCCGGGCGGGAGTGCCGCTGTGCCCGCCGGAAGGCGATGCGGGCACCGGAATGGTCGCGACGAACTCCGTCGCGCCCCGTACCGGCAACGTCAGCGCGGGCACGAGCATCTTCGCGATGGTCGTGCTGGAGCGACCGCTCGAGAACGTGCACCATGAGCTCGACCTCGTCACCACCCCGGCCGGGGACCCGGTCGCGATGGTGCACTGCAACAACGGTGCCAGCGAACTCGCGGCCTGGGCCGGCATGTTCGCACGGTTCGCCGCGGCGTCCGGCACTCCGCTGGACGACGACGCGGTCTTCGACGTGCTGTTCCGCGAGGCGCTGGAGGGCGAAGCGGATGCCGGTGGCCTGCTGGCCTACAACCATCTGGCCGGCGAGCCGATCGCCGGACTCGCGGCGGGGCGGCCGCTGTTCGTCCGCAGCCCCGACAGCGACTTCACCCTCGCCAACGTCATGCGCGCCCAGCTGTACGGCGTCTTCGGCACACTCGCCCTCGGGATGAAGGTCCTCGAGGGGGAGGGCGTCGAGATCGATCGGATGTTCGCGCACGGCGGGATGTTCCGCACGGCGGGGGTCGCGCAGCGCTTCCTCGCCGGAGCGCTCGGCGCACCGGTGGCCGTCGGCGACCTCGCGTCGGAGGGAGGGGCGTGGGGCATCGCCGTGCTCGCCTCCTACCTCGCGCATGCGGATGCCGAGGACCTCGGCTCCTACCTCGACCGCGGCGTCTTCGCCTCGGCATCCCTCGCCGTCGCC
- a CDS encoding glycoside hydrolase family 3 N-terminal domain-containing protein, whose protein sequence is MTDEVWRDPKVSADERIDALVAALTVEEKIAQLGAYWADERTSGEIIAPMQDVFSEGRASFERVVRDGIGQLTRVFGTSPASAREGMARIRDAQRHLIEATTTAIPAIVHEECLTGFTTLGATVYPTALAWGATFDPDLVEEMARAIGRDMAAVGVHQGLSPVLDVATDYRWGRVEETMGEDPYVVGTLASAYVQGLQDAGVIATLKHFAGHASSRGGRNHAPVAIGERELRDLVLPPFEMAVRVAGARSVMNSYTETDRVPAAADRWLLTDLLRGEWGFEGTVVSDYWAVAFLKSKHGVAGTMAEAGRLALHAGLDVELPDISAFLQLREDDPDPDRTASDIDTAVRRVLRHKLDLGLLDEGWAPAEPAEYDLDSPVNRDIARRMAEKSIVLLEDTAGVLPLSPQTPRIAVIGPCADDPSALMGAYSYPVHVLPRHPECGLGLDALSIPDAVRESFPAADVVVERGCPLQTPGAAEDLARAVDAATDADVAVVVVGDHAGMFGKGTSGEGSDAPSLELPGAQADLVEAIIGTGTPVVLVVLSGRPYAIGRFVGRAAAILQAFMPGVEGAGALARILAGEVNPSGHLPVQVPYGAAALPHTYLAPPLGQDGDRISNLSIAPAFPFGHGLSYTTFAVDDLVLDRAEMPTDGTVTATVTVSNTGDRAGETVVQLYSADPVAQVTRPVQQLVGYARIALEAGETTAVAFRLHADRFSFTGLARRRIVEPGEIVLSAGLSVGALSRSQSLVVTGAARDVVDPVLRTEVVQPLRAPAVP, encoded by the coding sequence ATGACGGATGAGGTCTGGCGCGACCCGAAGGTCAGTGCAGACGAGAGGATCGACGCACTCGTCGCGGCGCTGACCGTGGAGGAGAAGATCGCTCAGCTCGGTGCGTACTGGGCCGACGAGCGCACCTCCGGCGAGATCATCGCGCCGATGCAGGACGTCTTCTCCGAGGGGCGTGCCTCCTTCGAGCGCGTCGTGCGCGACGGCATCGGCCAGCTCACCCGCGTGTTCGGCACCTCTCCGGCGTCGGCGCGCGAGGGGATGGCGCGCATCCGGGATGCCCAGCGCCACCTGATCGAGGCGACGACGACCGCCATCCCCGCCATCGTCCACGAGGAATGCCTCACCGGGTTCACCACGCTCGGTGCGACGGTGTATCCCACTGCACTCGCGTGGGGTGCGACGTTCGACCCCGACCTCGTCGAGGAGATGGCGCGCGCGATCGGTCGTGACATGGCGGCCGTGGGCGTCCATCAGGGGCTGTCCCCGGTGCTCGACGTCGCGACCGACTACCGGTGGGGGCGGGTGGAGGAGACGATGGGCGAGGACCCCTACGTGGTCGGGACGCTCGCCTCCGCCTACGTGCAGGGTCTGCAGGATGCCGGGGTCATCGCGACGCTGAAGCACTTCGCCGGGCACGCGAGTTCTCGAGGCGGACGCAATCACGCCCCGGTCGCGATCGGCGAGCGCGAGCTGCGGGACCTCGTGCTCCCGCCGTTCGAGATGGCCGTCCGCGTGGCGGGCGCCCGCAGCGTCATGAACTCCTACACGGAGACCGACCGGGTGCCGGCGGCGGCGGATCGCTGGCTGCTCACCGACCTCCTCCGAGGGGAATGGGGCTTCGAGGGGACCGTCGTGTCCGACTACTGGGCCGTCGCGTTCCTGAAGTCCAAGCACGGCGTCGCCGGCACGATGGCGGAGGCCGGCCGCCTCGCCCTGCATGCCGGGCTCGACGTCGAACTGCCGGACATCTCGGCGTTCCTCCAGCTCCGTGAGGACGACCCGGACCCGGATCGCACCGCCTCCGACATCGACACCGCGGTGCGCCGCGTGCTCCGGCACAAGCTCGACCTCGGACTGCTCGACGAGGGATGGGCGCCGGCTGAGCCCGCGGAGTACGACCTCGACAGCCCGGTCAACCGCGACATCGCACGACGGATGGCGGAGAAGTCCATCGTCCTGCTCGAGGACACCGCCGGTGTGCTCCCGCTGAGTCCTCAGACTCCCCGCATCGCGGTCATCGGCCCCTGCGCGGACGACCCGAGTGCGCTGATGGGGGCCTACTCGTACCCCGTGCACGTCCTGCCTCGGCATCCGGAGTGCGGCCTCGGCCTCGATGCGCTCTCGATCCCGGATGCCGTGCGCGAGAGCTTCCCCGCAGCCGACGTCGTCGTGGAGCGCGGATGCCCGCTACAGACCCCTGGCGCTGCGGAGGACCTCGCGCGTGCCGTCGATGCGGCCACGGACGCCGACGTGGCGGTGGTCGTCGTCGGCGACCACGCCGGCATGTTCGGCAAGGGCACATCCGGCGAGGGCTCGGATGCCCCCTCGCTCGAGCTCCCCGGCGCGCAGGCCGATCTCGTCGAGGCGATCATCGGGACGGGGACGCCGGTCGTGCTCGTCGTCCTGTCGGGAAGGCCCTATGCGATCGGCCGCTTCGTCGGCCGCGCGGCTGCGATCCTGCAGGCCTTCATGCCCGGGGTCGAAGGCGCCGGAGCGCTGGCGCGGATCCTCGCCGGTGAGGTCAACCCCAGCGGGCACCTGCCGGTGCAGGTGCCGTACGGAGCCGCCGCACTTCCGCACACCTATCTCGCGCCCCCGCTGGGACAGGACGGCGATCGGATCAGCAACCTCTCCATCGCCCCGGCCTTCCCGTTCGGGCACGGGCTGTCGTACACGACCTTCGCGGTCGACGACCTCGTGCTCGACCGCGCCGAGATGCCGACGGACGGCACCGTCACCGCCACCGTCACCGTGTCCAACACGGGAGACCGCGCGGGCGAGACCGTGGTGCAGCTGTACTCCGCCGATCCCGTCGCGCAGGTCACCCGGCCGGTGCAGCAGCTCGTCGGCTACGCCAGGATCGCGCTCGAGGCCGGCGAGACGACAGCGGTCGCATTCCGCCTGCACGCCGACCGCTTCTCGTTCACCGGACTCGCCCGCCGCAGGATCGTGGAGCCCGGTGAGATCGTGCTCTCGGCCGGACTCTCCGTCGGCGCGCTCTCCCGGTCGCAGTCCCTTGTCGTGACCGGCGCGGCGCGCGACGTCGTCGATCCCGTCCTGCGCACCGAGGTCGTCCAGCCGCTCCGTGCGCCCGCCGTCCCGTGA